One genomic region from Gemmobacter aquarius encodes:
- a CDS encoding sodium-dependent bicarbonate transport family permease — protein MDAILIENLVSPITLAFILGIIATLIRSDLEIPEPVIRIFAIFLLFSISLQGGRELATADLSNVMGAVTVTAAIVLLIPLLAFLAARYIIGLSIVDAAGVAALYGSVSSVTFVVARAYAEAAGFPMEGYVTGLVALMELGILVALFYGRIALSRAQGAQGVALSSILMETLRGRGLLLLGGGLVIGAASGEANFAKVEPFFVDLFRGVLVLFLLEMGMTAARQLKDFARVGGRMLAFGLAMPMANGFVVSGLATLAGLPMGSAFVLGTVAASASYIDAPAAVRATFPDANPSVYLTASLGITFPFMLLAGVPLVWQMTAFWHGL, from the coding sequence ATGGATGCCATATTGATCGAAAATCTCGTATCGCCCATCACCCTGGCTTTCATCCTCGGCATCATCGCCACCCTGATACGGTCCGATCTGGAAATCCCCGAACCCGTAATCCGCATCTTCGCGATCTTCCTTCTGTTCTCCATCAGCCTCCAGGGCGGGCGTGAACTGGCGACGGCGGACCTGTCCAACGTCATGGGCGCGGTGACCGTGACCGCAGCGATCGTCTTGCTGATCCCGCTTCTGGCCTTTCTTGCCGCGCGCTACATCATCGGTCTGTCGATCGTCGACGCCGCCGGGGTGGCAGCACTTTACGGCTCGGTCTCTTCGGTCACCTTCGTCGTGGCGCGGGCCTATGCCGAAGCTGCGGGCTTCCCGATGGAAGGTTATGTAACCGGCCTTGTCGCGCTGATGGAACTGGGCATCCTCGTCGCGTTGTTCTACGGGCGGATTGCCCTGTCACGGGCGCAGGGGGCGCAAGGCGTGGCCCTGTCTTCGATCCTGATGGAGACGCTGCGGGGCCGCGGCCTTCTGTTGCTGGGCGGCGGTCTGGTGATCGGGGCGGCATCGGGCGAGGCTAATTTCGCCAAGGTTGAGCCGTTCTTCGTCGATCTCTTCCGCGGTGTCCTCGTGCTGTTCCTGCTCGAAATGGGCATGACCGCCGCGCGGCAGCTCAAGGATTTCGCGCGGGTCGGCGGGCGGATGCTGGCCTTTGGCCTTGCGATGCCCATGGCGAACGGCTTCGTCGTCAGTGGTCTGGCCACCTTGGCGGGATTGCCGATGGGCTCGGCCTTCGTGCTTGGTACCGTCGCGGCCTCGGCCAGCTATATCGACGCACCGGCCGCCGTGCGGGCGACCTTTCCCGATGCCAACCCGTCGGTCTATCTGACGGCCTCGCTGGGGATCACCTTTCCCTTCATGCTGCTGGCGGGCGTTCCGCTGGTCTGGCAGATGACCGCCTTTTGGCACGGGCTGTGA
- a CDS encoding LysR family transcriptional regulator, with product MHDVDTAVLRTFLALAETGSFSRAGVMVGRSQSAVSEQIRKLEELFGRTLIERTTRSVRLTAEGEHLMAHARAMVAQADAMLARFRAPDIAGEVRFGSPEDFASVYLPDILGVFAAAHPAVELHVTCQLTLPLVEEFEAGEQDLIIVKQDPERRYAASRPLWRERLVWVAATSLGQEFSGATRGPLPLVLSPAPCVYRGRATRTLEGAGVTWSGIFTSPSFAGQVAAVRAGLGYAVMPRAMVPPELIVLRDWPELAEVEIALLGQARLSPAASALAGFIEERVARR from the coding sequence ATGCATGATGTCGATACCGCTGTTCTACGCACCTTTCTCGCGCTAGCCGAAACCGGCAGCTTCTCGCGCGCGGGGGTAATGGTGGGGCGGTCGCAATCCGCCGTGTCCGAACAGATCCGCAAACTGGAAGAGTTGTTCGGGCGCACCTTGATCGAGCGGACCACGCGCAGCGTCCGTCTGACCGCCGAGGGCGAGCATCTGATGGCCCATGCCCGCGCAATGGTGGCACAGGCCGATGCGATGCTGGCCCGTTTCCGTGCCCCCGACATCGCGGGCGAAGTTCGCTTCGGCAGCCCCGAGGATTTCGCCTCGGTCTATCTTCCGGACATTCTCGGTGTATTTGCGGCGGCCCATCCGGCAGTGGAATTGCACGTCACCTGCCAGCTGACCCTACCGCTGGTCGAGGAATTCGAGGCCGGCGAACAAGACCTGATCATCGTCAAACAAGACCCGGAACGGCGCTATGCCGCTTCGCGCCCGTTGTGGCGCGAACGGCTTGTCTGGGTGGCGGCGACGTCGCTCGGGCAGGAGTTTTCCGGCGCGACGCGGGGGCCGTTGCCGCTGGTGCTTAGCCCTGCGCCCTGCGTCTATCGCGGCCGCGCCACGCGCACCTTGGAGGGCGCGGGCGTGACATGGAGCGGAATCTTCACCTCGCCTTCGTTTGCCGGACAGGTGGCGGCGGTGCGGGCGGGGTTGGGCTATGCCGTCATGCCCCGCGCGATGGTGCCGCCGGAACTGATCGTCCTGCGTGACTGGCCGGAACTCGCCGAGGTGGAAATCGCCCTGCTCGGGCAGGCGCGACTGTCGCCGGCAGCCTCGGCTTTGGCAGGCTTCATCGAGGAACGCGTGGCGCGACGGTAA
- a CDS encoding YaeQ family protein encodes MAQNATIYKVELSVSDMDRHYYETHKLTVAKHPSETDERLMVRIIAFALNAHESLEMTKGLSTDDEPDIWQKSLSGELDVWVALGLPSEKVMRQSCSKAERVVVYPYGGRTAEIWWEKMKGGAARFGNLEVVSFSEKDTGALSGMANRTMKLQVNVQDGEVMVSVGDRIVYLNPLKWKSAA; translated from the coding sequence ATGGCGCAGAATGCAACCATCTATAAGGTCGAGCTGTCCGTATCGGACATGGACCGCCACTATTACGAAACCCACAAGCTGACCGTCGCCAAACACCCGTCCGAAACGGACGAGCGGTTGATGGTGCGGATCATAGCCTTTGCGCTGAACGCGCATGAAAGCCTCGAGATGACCAAGGGCCTGTCGACGGATGACGAACCGGATATCTGGCAGAAAAGCCTGAGCGGCGAGTTGGATGTCTGGGTCGCCCTCGGCCTTCCCAGCGAAAAGGTGATGCGCCAGTCCTGCAGCAAAGCCGAAAGGGTGGTCGTCTATCCCTATGGCGGCAGAACCGCCGAGATCTGGTGGGAAAAGATGAAGGGCGGCGCTGCGCGTTTCGGAAACCTCGAGGTGGTCAGCTTCTCGGAAAAGGACACCGGCGCGCTTTCCGGAATGGCCAACCGTACGATGAAACTTCAGGTCAACGTCCAGGATGGCGAAGTCATGGTAAGTGTCGGTGACCGGATCGTTTACCTCAACCCGCTCAAATGGAAGAGCGCGGCGTAA
- a CDS encoding LLM class flavin-dependent oxidoreductase codes for MEIGVDSFAATIPNPATGEVVAPADRIAALLDEVETADRVGLDVFGIGEHHRKEFLDSAPTVLLAAAAARTKTIRLASAVTVLSAADPVRTFQEFATIDLISKGRAEIVVGRGSFGEAYPLFGFAFEDYDALFAEKLDLLLQLRDSTDITWQGRFRPALTGQGVYPRPHQARLPVWLGVGGTPQSFVRAGTLGLPLMVAIIGGSFDRFRPLVELYREAGRAAGHAPESLRVGIHAMGFVADTDAAARDAFFPGWAHMFTEIGRERGWPPATRAQFDAMTGPHGAFLIGSPQTVRDKIRAANESLGGIARLTFQMSSAMLETGAMQRSIELLGHEVAPAFRAS; via the coding sequence ATGGAAATCGGCGTCGACAGCTTTGCAGCAACCATACCCAACCCCGCGACGGGGGAAGTCGTCGCTCCGGCTGACCGCATCGCGGCCTTGCTGGACGAGGTAGAAACGGCGGATCGCGTGGGTCTCGACGTTTTCGGGATCGGCGAGCATCACCGCAAGGAGTTTCTCGATTCCGCCCCCACCGTCTTGCTTGCCGCGGCAGCGGCGCGAACCAAGACGATCCGGCTTGCCAGTGCCGTGACGGTGCTGAGTGCGGCCGACCCCGTGCGGACCTTTCAGGAATTCGCCACCATCGACCTGATCTCGAAGGGGCGTGCCGAAATCGTCGTCGGTCGCGGCTCTTTCGGCGAGGCCTATCCCCTGTTCGGCTTCGCATTTGAGGATTACGACGCGCTCTTTGCCGAAAAGCTGGACCTGCTTTTGCAGCTGCGCGACAGCACCGACATTACATGGCAGGGACGATTCCGCCCCGCGCTGACGGGCCAAGGCGTCTACCCGCGCCCGCATCAGGCGCGGCTGCCCGTCTGGCTTGGCGTGGGCGGCACCCCGCAAAGCTTCGTGCGCGCCGGCACCTTGGGCTTGCCGCTGATGGTCGCCATCATCGGCGGCAGTTTCGACCGCTTCCGCCCGCTGGTCGAGCTTTATCGCGAAGCCGGACGCGCGGCAGGTCATGCCCCCGAAAGCCTGCGGGTCGGCATCCATGCGATGGGCTTCGTCGCCGACACGGACGCGGCGGCGCGTGACGCCTTCTTCCCCGGCTGGGCGCATATGTTCACCGAAATCGGCCGCGAACGCGGCTGGCCCCCTGCGACCCGCGCCCAGTTCGACGCGATGACTGGCCCGCACGGCGCCTTCCTGATCGGCAGCCCGCAAACGGTCCGCGACAAGATACGCGCCGCCAACGAATCCCTCGGCGGCATCGCACGCCTGACCTTCCAGATGAGCTCGGCCATGCTGGAAACGGGTGCCATGCAACGGTCGATCGAGTTGCTGGGACACGAGGTTGCACCGGCCTTCAGGGCCTCATAA